A genomic segment from Neobacillus sp. YX16 encodes:
- a CDS encoding EAL-associated domain-containing protein has translation MDALDILTDLENVIPYFQPIFSADEQRVIAYEVLGRYQSDGSIISLGSFFHDDSIPDEYKFEVDQLLVQKSLERAFDLEDDVSIYLNRDADLLMYRHGEPFLQELLAFEKRGLNLKRIVLEISEGNYKGDFGQLDHLLQYYRTYGIKVAIASINSDTNFFERIGQLGPEIIKINLRALKSNATAASFTDVLFSLSLLARKIGATLLFENIEMSYQLQFAWKNGGRYYQGFYLHPPAPEFIERELLKQRLKGKFHDFIAYEKRKLEAIYSAAEYFQNKVQDILIKNKKANYEELFTSLIKEMDQIAFRMYVCDEDGFQKSSNILKGESGGWYSQKEYIEKNWSWRPYFLENIIKMRNERKGILSDLYSDIETGETIRTFSIPINGSDYLFIDITYQYLFENDQLL, from the coding sequence ATGGATGCATTGGATATCCTAACGGATCTTGAAAATGTCATTCCTTATTTTCAACCAATTTTTAGTGCCGATGAGCAGCGTGTAATTGCTTATGAGGTTTTAGGTAGATATCAATCAGATGGCAGCATTATCAGCTTGGGCAGCTTTTTCCATGATGATAGTATTCCAGACGAATACAAATTCGAAGTTGACCAATTGTTAGTTCAAAAATCGTTAGAACGTGCATTTGATCTTGAAGATGATGTTAGTATCTATTTGAATCGTGATGCCGATTTACTCATGTATCGACATGGAGAGCCATTTTTACAAGAACTGCTGGCTTTTGAAAAAAGAGGCTTGAATTTAAAGAGAATAGTCCTTGAAATTTCTGAAGGAAATTATAAGGGTGATTTTGGTCAATTAGATCATTTACTACAATATTATCGAACGTATGGGATAAAAGTTGCTATTGCAAGTATAAATAGTGACACAAATTTCTTTGAACGAATTGGCCAATTAGGTCCTGAAATTATTAAGATAAATTTACGTGCTTTAAAATCTAATGCAACGGCTGCAAGCTTTACGGATGTTTTATTTTCCTTATCATTATTAGCAAGGAAAATCGGAGCCACATTACTTTTTGAAAATATTGAAATGAGTTACCAGCTTCAATTTGCATGGAAAAATGGCGGGAGATATTATCAAGGATTTTATCTGCATCCCCCTGCCCCGGAATTTATTGAGCGTGAATTACTAAAACAGCGTTTAAAAGGGAAATTCCATGACTTTATCGCATATGAAAAAAGGAAACTGGAAGCAATATATTCAGCAGCAGAATATTTTCAAAATAAAGTACAAGATATATTAATTAAGAATAAAAAGGCAAATTATGAAGAGTTGTTTACTTCGCTCATAAAAGAAATGGATCAAATTGCCTTTCGAATGTATGTATGTGATGAAGATGGTTTTCAGAAATCCTCGAATATTTTAAAGGGTGAGAGCGGCGGCTGGTATTCCCAAAAAGAATATATTGAAAAGAATTGGAGCTGGCGTCCCTATTTTTTAGAAAATATCATTAAAATGAGAAATGAGCGCAAGGGGATATTATCTGATTTATATAGTGATATCGAAACCGGAGAGACCATCCGAACTTTCTCCATTCCTATAAACGGAAGTGATTACTTATTTATTGATATTACCTATCAGTATTTATTTGAGAATGACCAATTGTTATAA
- a CDS encoding DUF3993 domain-containing protein, translating to MKKTLLLLLVILLLIPLSPTAKANLSTKKEIFSMIQGAFQVQVSLSERTRTKEEINDLLNPYFSKAYQKLFWKENVFEEKGKFITYGSDFALFYIPFFHYSDKSKVIFSPESIYVFEFFPATTDGPVGCEDHLEGVLLRKVDGGWKVDEYLYNNIPDSILKKANISK from the coding sequence ATGAAGAAAACTTTACTATTACTTCTTGTCATCTTATTATTAATACCTTTGTCTCCTACGGCAAAAGCAAATCTAAGTACTAAAAAAGAGATATTTAGCATGATCCAGGGAGCCTTTCAAGTTCAGGTCTCTCTGAGTGAACGGACTAGAACAAAAGAAGAAATCAATGATTTATTAAATCCCTACTTTTCAAAAGCTTATCAAAAGTTGTTTTGGAAAGAGAACGTTTTTGAAGAAAAAGGGAAATTTATTACATATGGTTCGGATTTTGCACTTTTTTATATTCCCTTTTTTCACTATTCGGATAAGTCAAAAGTAATCTTTTCACCCGAAAGCATTTATGTTTTTGAATTTTTCCCTGCCACGACAGATGGTCCAGTTGGCTGCGAAGATCATTTAGAGGGGGTATTATTAAGAAAAGTGGATGGAGGATGGAAGGTGGACGAATATTTGTATAATAATATCCCTGATAGCATTTTGAAGAAAGCAAATATAAGTAAATAA
- a CDS encoding YkuJ family protein codes for MSQLQGILTRLKNLQEQSNGGEPAQRYFEVNGDRKCQVTFHPKTETFELEIYNEKEKPKRYQFDNVDMITIEIFDLIQ; via the coding sequence ATGTCACAGCTTCAAGGGATATTAACACGGTTAAAAAACCTTCAGGAACAGTCTAATGGAGGTGAGCCGGCACAACGCTATTTTGAAGTAAATGGCGATAGAAAGTGTCAAGTAACATTTCATCCAAAAACAGAAACCTTTGAATTAGAAATATATAATGAAAAGGAAAAGCCAAAACGCTATCAATTTGATAATGTAGACATGATTACAATTGAAATTTTTGATTTAATTCAATAG
- the cbpB gene encoding cyclic-di-AMP-binding protein CbpB: protein MISLHSGEFLEIDIRKLMIPSERVAHVQVGNNLEHALLVLTKSGYTAIPVLDPHYKLHGLISTPIIMDSILGLERIEFEQLEKKRVEEVMNHSVPRVKITASIKTCLRLLVNHPFLCVDTEDGYFEGILPRSTVLMQLNLDVNKMNKSEK, encoded by the coding sequence ATGATTAGTCTTCACAGTGGTGAATTTTTAGAAATAGATATACGAAAATTAATGATACCTTCTGAGCGGGTAGCTCATGTGCAAGTTGGAAATAATCTAGAGCATGCACTATTAGTCCTTACTAAAAGTGGATATACAGCAATACCCGTACTTGATCCGCATTATAAACTACATGGTCTTATTAGCACTCCTATTATAATGGATTCAATTCTTGGACTTGAAAGGATTGAGTTTGAACAATTAGAAAAAAAAAGAGTGGAAGAGGTTATGAATCATTCTGTTCCACGAGTAAAGATTACGGCATCAATTAAAACCTGTCTTAGACTCTTAGTAAACCATCCATTTCTTTGTGTTGATACGGAAGATGGTTATTTTGAAGGAATATTGCCTCGAAGTACAGTGTTAATGCAATTGAATTTGGACGTAAACAAGATGAATAAAAGTGAGAAATAA
- a CDS encoding MDR family MFS transporter, whose translation MANPFTKSKRGRTNRPLVLAAVMLAMFMGAIEATIVSTAMPAIVADLGGFTLYSWVFSAYLLMNAVTVLIYGKLSDLFGRKPILFIGITIFLIGSILCGFATSMEALIIFRLIQGFGAGAVTPIATTIVGDIYSAEERAKVQGYLASVWGISAVTGPAVGGLLVQYVSWNYVFWINIPLGILSLIGIGFYLHENVEKKKHEIDYIGAFLLTLSISSLMFLLVEGGGRWSWGSWQIVSLIVLFIVTIGLFVYHEGRASEPVMPFNIWKERPILIANVTSLTTGIMLIGISSFLPTFVQGVMEQTPIVAGFTLTAMSIGWPIASTLSGRMLISLGYRKTSLIGGVALIIGSIVFVTMTGSSGPLWAALGSLIVGFGMGLTSTAFIVSIQATVSWQQRGIATAANMFMRNLGNTIGAALLGGILNNRLGNFLSDNSNQSEEKLTVDSANLLLKEDERSNLSESARELLQEGLTQSLHWVYYVVLTFALVSLILISFIPKHKKGSAS comes from the coding sequence ATGGCTAATCCATTTACCAAATCTAAGAGAGGAAGGACGAATAGACCACTTGTACTAGCAGCCGTAATGCTAGCAATGTTTATGGGAGCGATTGAAGCAACGATTGTTTCAACTGCCATGCCTGCTATTGTTGCTGACTTAGGTGGCTTTACTCTCTACAGCTGGGTCTTTTCAGCGTATCTATTAATGAATGCGGTAACAGTCCTGATTTATGGGAAATTATCTGATCTTTTCGGTAGAAAACCGATTCTCTTTATTGGAATCACTATCTTTTTAATTGGCTCCATCCTCTGCGGCTTTGCAACTTCGATGGAAGCACTTATTATTTTTCGATTAATCCAAGGGTTTGGGGCAGGTGCTGTTACTCCAATTGCAACCACTATTGTTGGTGATATTTACTCTGCCGAGGAAAGAGCAAAAGTTCAGGGGTATTTAGCAAGTGTATGGGGAATTTCTGCTGTTACGGGACCAGCAGTAGGTGGATTACTCGTTCAATATGTAAGCTGGAATTATGTTTTTTGGATCAATATTCCTCTTGGGATTCTTTCTTTGATTGGTATAGGATTCTATCTTCACGAGAACGTTGAAAAGAAAAAACATGAAATTGATTACATAGGTGCATTCCTATTAACTCTGTCTATTTCCTCATTAATGTTTTTGTTAGTGGAGGGCGGGGGACGATGGTCTTGGGGCTCTTGGCAAATAGTCAGCTTGATTGTCTTATTTATTGTAACGATTGGTCTGTTTGTCTATCACGAAGGCAGGGCGAGTGAACCTGTAATGCCTTTTAATATTTGGAAGGAACGACCTATTTTAATTGCGAATGTAACTTCTTTAACTACGGGTATTATGTTAATAGGAATTTCAAGTTTTCTTCCCACCTTTGTTCAAGGGGTAATGGAACAAACACCAATTGTTGCTGGATTTACATTAACAGCTATGTCCATTGGCTGGCCAATTGCTTCGACGCTTTCTGGAAGGATGCTTATTTCATTGGGATACCGTAAAACCTCCCTTATTGGAGGTGTTGCCTTAATTATCGGGAGTATAGTATTTGTAACAATGACAGGCTCTTCTGGGCCTCTATGGGCTGCCTTAGGGTCACTTATAGTTGGTTTTGGAATGGGTTTGACCTCAACTGCTTTTATTGTCTCCATCCAAGCAACCGTAAGCTGGCAGCAAAGAGGAATCGCAACAGCAGCCAATATGTTTATGAGGAATTTAGGAAACACAATTGGGGCCGCCTTACTTGGTGGAATTCTTAATAATAGGCTGGGCAATTTTCTTAGTGATAACTCCAATCAATCTGAGGAAAAACTAACCGTGGATTCTGCAAACCTTTTATTAAAGGAAGATGAGCGCTCCAATTTATCTGAATCAGCTCGGGAACTCCTTCAGGAAGGGTTGACTCAATCATTACATTGGGTATATTATGTTGTTCTTACCTTTGCACTTGTGAGTTTAATCCTGATTTCATTTATTCCTAAACATAAAAAGGGCTCTGCTTCGTGA
- a CDS encoding LysR family transcriptional regulator, with the protein MSSISEFHLLSVLAQEMNMRKASERLFVSQPALSQRLQTIEKEWGTRIFIRSQKGLSLTPAGEQVIQFVNEVLVKEEKVRESIHSLQSGVSGTLKIAVASIVGQNWLPPVLKKYSDTYPQAKISLITGWSSEILKSLYDDQVHIGIIRGLPDWKGVKIKLFSDPLFLVDRDITRPEQLLETDRPFIQFKSDSNYYQEIQDWWMRQFKTSPKRTIIVDQIETCKQLTFNGLGYSILPGITLNNTEKEIYKIPLLDENGDSLKRDTWLLAYESSFQLKQVQAFVDLIKEHSSHSS; encoded by the coding sequence TTGTCCTCAATATCTGAATTTCACTTATTATCTGTATTAGCCCAAGAAATGAATATGCGAAAAGCTTCGGAGAGGCTATTCGTATCTCAGCCGGCGCTTTCTCAGCGTCTGCAAACGATAGAGAAAGAGTGGGGAACAAGAATTTTTATCCGCTCTCAAAAAGGACTGTCACTTACCCCAGCCGGAGAACAAGTCATTCAGTTTGTAAATGAGGTGCTGGTTAAAGAAGAAAAGGTCCGGGAAAGTATCCATTCTCTTCAATCGGGGGTATCAGGAACCTTAAAGATTGCAGTTGCTTCGATTGTAGGTCAAAATTGGCTGCCACCCGTTTTAAAAAAGTATAGTGATACCTATCCGCAAGCAAAAATCTCACTCATAACGGGGTGGAGCAGTGAAATATTGAAAAGTCTTTATGATGATCAAGTACATATTGGAATCATTCGAGGTTTGCCAGATTGGAAAGGGGTTAAAATCAAACTTTTTAGCGACCCGCTTTTCTTGGTGGATAGAGACATTACCAGACCTGAACAGCTGTTAGAAACGGATAGGCCCTTCATCCAATTTAAAAGTGATTCTAATTATTATCAAGAAATTCAGGATTGGTGGATGCGTCAATTCAAAACTTCACCTAAAAGAACGATCATTGTTGATCAAATAGAGACATGTAAGCAATTAACCTTCAATGGATTAGGATATTCTATCTTACCAGGTATTACGTTGAATAACACCGAAAAGGAAATTTACAAAATTCCGTTACTTGATGAAAATGGTGATTCCCTTAAACGTGATACATGGTTATTAGCATATGAGTCTTCCTTTCAGCTTAAACAGGTGCAGGCATTTGTGGATCTGATTAAAGAACATAGCAGTCATAGCAGTTAA
- the dapD gene encoding 2,3,4,5-tetrahydropyridine-2,6-dicarboxylate N-acetyltransferase, with amino-acid sequence MKMMDANEIISFIQNSKKSTPVKVYVKGDLEGIDFGSNSKTFINGNTGVVFGEWSDINPALESNQGKIEDYVVENDRRNSAIPLLNTKNINARIEPGVTIRDQVEIGDNAVIMMGAVINIGAVIGEKTMIDMGVVLGGRATVGKNCHIGAGTVLAGVIEPPSAQPVIIEDDVLIGANAVVLEGVRVGQGSVVAAGAVVTKDVPPYTVVAGTPARKIKDIDEKTKSKTEIMQELRQL; translated from the coding sequence ATGAAAATGATGGATGCAAATGAAATTATTTCTTTTATTCAAAACAGTAAAAAATCAACACCTGTAAAGGTTTATGTAAAAGGTGACTTAGAAGGTATCGATTTTGGAAGCAATTCTAAAACTTTTATTAATGGAAATACCGGTGTGGTTTTTGGTGAATGGTCAGATATTAACCCTGCGTTAGAATCAAACCAAGGAAAAATTGAAGATTACGTAGTTGAAAATGATCGCCGCAATTCAGCGATTCCATTACTAAATACTAAAAATATTAATGCTCGAATCGAACCGGGAGTTACGATTCGTGACCAGGTAGAAATTGGGGATAATGCGGTTATCATGATGGGTGCAGTTATTAATATTGGCGCTGTTATTGGTGAAAAAACAATGATCGACATGGGTGTTGTTCTTGGTGGCAGAGCTACCGTTGGGAAGAACTGTCATATTGGTGCTGGGACCGTTTTAGCTGGTGTTATCGAGCCGCCATCCGCACAACCTGTTATAATCGAAGATGATGTTTTAATTGGTGCAAATGCAGTGGTATTAGAAGGTGTTAGAGTTGGACAAGGCTCGGTAGTTGCTGCTGGTGCAGTAGTTACGAAGGATGTTCCTCCTTATACAGTTGTAGCTGGGACCCCTGCAAGGAAAATTAAGGATATCGATGAGAAGACAAAATCAAAAACCGAAATTATGCAAGAACTTCGCCAACTATAG
- a CDS encoding N-acetyldiaminopimelate deacetylase encodes MNPFVKIRRELHLIPELGYQEYKTQAYLLSYLETLSQERVSIKKWKTGLFVKVKGFHPRKVIGYRADIDGLPIVEETGLEFSSTHQEQMHACGHDFHMSIALGVLTHFVQNPIEDDLLFIFQPAEEGPGGAEPMLKSDIMQEWKPDIIFALHIAPEYPVGSIALKEGLLFANTSELFIDLKGKGGHAAYPHLTNDMVIAACSLVGQLQTIISRNVNPLDSAVITIGKITSGTVQNIIAEKARLEGTIRTLSDDSMDKVKQRINAVVKGIETSFDCEALIDYGSMYHQVYNNENITRDFIQFMKEQTNIDVIECSEAMTGEDFGYMLKEIPGLMFWLGVDSPYGLHHAKLNPNEEAIEVAINILTSYLTFKGN; translated from the coding sequence ATGAACCCTTTTGTTAAGATTCGACGAGAACTTCATCTCATACCAGAATTAGGATACCAAGAATATAAAACACAAGCATATTTGTTATCATATTTAGAAACCTTATCACAGGAGCGAGTATCCATAAAAAAATGGAAAACAGGACTTTTTGTTAAGGTTAAGGGTTTTCATCCTAGAAAAGTAATCGGCTATCGTGCCGATATTGATGGTCTGCCGATTGTTGAAGAAACAGGATTAGAATTCTCTTCAACACATCAGGAACAAATGCATGCCTGTGGTCACGACTTTCATATGAGTATCGCTCTTGGTGTTTTAACACACTTTGTACAAAATCCAATTGAGGATGACCTTCTATTTATTTTTCAACCTGCTGAAGAGGGGCCAGGCGGTGCAGAACCAATGCTAAAATCCGACATCATGCAGGAATGGAAGCCGGATATTATTTTTGCCCTCCATATCGCACCCGAATATCCTGTCGGATCTATTGCCTTAAAAGAGGGATTATTATTTGCAAATACATCTGAGTTGTTTATTGACCTCAAAGGCAAGGGTGGACACGCAGCCTATCCACATCTAACAAATGATATGGTGATTGCGGCCTGTTCACTTGTAGGTCAGCTGCAAACAATCATATCACGTAATGTAAATCCATTAGATAGTGCAGTGATTACCATTGGCAAAATTACTAGCGGTACTGTGCAGAATATTATTGCTGAAAAGGCAAGACTTGAGGGGACCATAAGAACACTATCTGATGATTCAATGGATAAGGTCAAACAACGAATCAATGCTGTCGTGAAAGGGATAGAAACCAGCTTTGATTGTGAAGCCCTTATTGATTACGGGTCCATGTACCACCAGGTATACAATAATGAGAATATTACAAGAGATTTCATTCAATTTATGAAGGAACAGACCAATATTGATGTTATTGAATGCAGTGAAGCCATGACCGGTGAAGATTTCGGTTACATGTTAAAGGAAATACCCGGTTTAATGTTTTGGCTGGGAGTGGATTCCCCGTATGGTCTCCACCATGCTAAATTAAATCCAAACGAAGAAGCAATAGAAGTCGCTATAAATATTCTCACCAGTTATCTAACATTTAAAGGAAATTGA
- a CDS encoding peroxiredoxin, with the protein MPERMVAKQAPRFEMDAVLPNKEFGKVSLEENIKNDKWTVLFFYPMDFTFVCPTEITAVSDRYEEFDDLDAVVIGASTDTIHTHLAWINTDRKNNGLGELNYPLAADTNHVVARDYGVLIEEEGIALRGLFIISPEGELMYSVVNHNNIGRDVDETLRVLQALQTGGLCPANWKPGQATLNA; encoded by the coding sequence ATGCCAGAACGTATGGTAGCAAAGCAAGCACCTAGATTTGAAATGGATGCAGTCTTGCCGAACAAAGAATTTGGAAAAGTAAGCCTTGAAGAGAACATCAAAAACGACAAATGGACTGTTTTATTCTTCTATCCAATGGACTTTACTTTTGTTTGTCCAACAGAAATTACAGCAGTTTCAGATCGTTATGAAGAATTTGATGATCTTGATGCAGTTGTAATTGGTGCTTCTACTGATACTATTCATACACACCTTGCTTGGATTAATACAGACCGCAAAAACAACGGTCTTGGTGAACTAAACTATCCGTTAGCAGCAGATACCAACCATGTGGTTGCTCGCGACTACGGTGTCTTAATTGAAGAAGAAGGTATTGCGCTTCGCGGCTTATTCATCATCAGCCCAGAAGGTGAATTAATGTATTCTGTAGTTAACCACAACAATATTGGCCGCGATGTAGATGAGACATTACGCGTACTTCAAGCACTACAAACTGGCGGGCTTTGCCCAGCTAACTGGAAGCCAGGGCAAGCAACTCTTAATGCTTAA
- a CDS encoding TlpA disulfide reductase family protein: protein MKLREPMPELSGAVEWLNGEVTKEDLVGEKPTLIHFWSVSCYLCKEAMPQVNQFRDQYKDKLNVVAVHMPRSEEDLNMEQIKKVAAEHGINQPIFVDSEHKLAEAFENQYVPAYYVFDREGKLRHFQAGGSGMKMLEKRVNRVLDELEKTE from the coding sequence ATGAAATTACGTGAGCCAATGCCAGAATTATCTGGAGCAGTGGAATGGTTAAATGGGGAAGTTACAAAAGAGGATTTAGTTGGAGAGAAACCAACTCTGATCCATTTCTGGTCCGTCAGCTGTTACTTATGTAAAGAAGCTATGCCGCAGGTTAATCAATTCCGGGATCAATATAAAGATAAATTAAATGTTGTGGCTGTTCATATGCCAAGGTCTGAAGAGGACTTAAATATGGAGCAAATTAAAAAAGTAGCCGCAGAACATGGAATTAATCAGCCTATTTTTGTTGATAGTGAACATAAACTTGCTGAGGCATTTGAAAATCAATATGTTCCTGCTTATTATGTATTTGACCGTGAGGGGAAACTTCGCCATTTCCAAGCAGGCGGCAGCGGCATGAAAATGCTCGAAAAGAGAGTTAACCGTGTATTAGACGAATTAGAGAAAACAGAATAA
- a CDS encoding DUF4349 domain-containing protein, whose translation MKKMVRLLALISLCLFLAACSSNSKSEEAKISSDQSAEMDSGRADMGEKSQVALDNSTKQEAAAQAELEVTNQMVIYQADLQLRVKKFEQTIQNIEAQVVKYGGYISESNVSKDGVEQVSGRITVRIPQKNFQAFLHDAEGQAAEVLQRNITGIDVTEEFVDLESRLKSKRVVEERLTSFMKTAEKTEDLLKISADLATVQEDIETIQGRMKYLENQTSLSTIHISLYENKVIVPNLEDEDLNTWDKTKKQFMKSTNMLLAAISGFIVFIFGNLPILGIIAIAAVFIMLYIKKVRKRKDNN comes from the coding sequence ATGAAAAAAATGGTGAGATTACTTGCTTTGATATCTCTATGTCTTTTCCTAGCTGCTTGCAGTTCTAACAGTAAAAGTGAAGAAGCGAAGATAAGCAGTGACCAAAGTGCGGAAATGGATTCAGGACGGGCTGATATGGGAGAAAAATCACAAGTAGCATTAGATAATAGTACAAAACAAGAGGCAGCAGCGCAGGCGGAATTAGAGGTCACTAATCAAATGGTCATCTATCAAGCAGATTTACAGCTTCGGGTGAAAAAGTTTGAACAAACTATACAAAACATAGAAGCTCAAGTAGTTAAGTATGGCGGCTATATCTCTGAGTCTAATGTTTCAAAAGATGGAGTAGAGCAAGTTAGTGGACGAATCACCGTTCGGATACCCCAAAAGAATTTCCAAGCCTTTTTGCATGATGCTGAGGGTCAGGCAGCTGAGGTCCTACAGAGAAATATTACTGGAATAGATGTAACCGAAGAGTTTGTCGACCTGGAGTCCAGGCTAAAGTCCAAAAGAGTAGTAGAAGAACGGTTAACCTCATTCATGAAAACAGCAGAGAAAACAGAAGATCTTTTAAAGATTTCAGCTGACCTTGCTACAGTACAAGAGGATATTGAAACGATACAAGGGAGAATGAAATATCTAGAAAATCAAACCTCACTTTCAACCATCCATATTTCGCTTTATGAAAATAAAGTCATCGTGCCTAATCTTGAAGATGAAGATCTTAATACTTGGGATAAAACAAAAAAACAATTTATGAAAAGTACTAACATGCTATTAGCCGCTATTTCAGGTTTTATTGTTTTTATCTTTGGTAATCTACCTATTTTAGGAATCATAGCAATAGCTGCTGTTTTCATCATGCTATATATCAAGAAGGTTCGGAAAAGAAAAGACAATAACTAA
- a CDS encoding TrkA family potassium uptake protein gives MRKNFAVIGLGRFGGSICRTLSDEGFEVLAIDKNEERVNAYAMIASHAAVGDTTDEAVLKSLGIRNFDHVIVAIGDDIQSSILTTLILKELGVTHITVKAQNDYHEKVLVKIGADKVVHPERDMGRRIAHNMASSSVLDYLELSDEHSIVEIVANSKISGHTIIDLDIRKKYGLNIVAIKRGMDIIVSPKANEDIQANDVLIVIGTDEDIDRFERKVMQ, from the coding sequence GTGAGGAAGAATTTTGCAGTAATAGGATTAGGTCGATTTGGCGGGAGTATTTGCCGAACTCTTTCTGATGAAGGTTTTGAGGTGCTCGCAATTGATAAAAACGAAGAAAGAGTAAATGCATACGCCATGATTGCCTCTCATGCTGCTGTCGGAGATACAACGGATGAGGCAGTCCTAAAGAGCCTCGGTATTCGAAATTTTGATCATGTAATCGTCGCAATCGGTGATGATATTCAATCGAGTATTTTAACCACTTTGATTTTAAAGGAGCTAGGAGTAACTCATATTACCGTTAAAGCCCAGAATGATTATCATGAAAAAGTACTTGTGAAAATTGGTGCAGATAAAGTTGTTCATCCTGAAAGAGATATGGGTAGAAGAATTGCTCACAATATGGCTTCCAGCAGTGTGTTAGATTATCTAGAGTTATCCGATGAACATAGTATTGTTGAAATTGTAGCAAACAGTAAGATAAGCGGTCATACCATCATTGATTTAGACATTCGAAAGAAATATGGGTTAAATATTGTTGCGATTAAAAGAGGCATGGATATCATCGTGTCTCCAAAGGCAAATGAAGATATCCAAGCGAATGATGTATTAATTGTTATTGGTACCGATGAAGACATCGATCGGTTTGAGAGAAAGGTAATGCAATAA